Proteins encoded together in one Orrella marina window:
- a CDS encoding SCO family protein produces MNSAVRHARILLLGMLIALAGCSERSPDWTLYDVSGHLPDLQFELQAAGDKTFTDDNLDGKTVLMFFGYASCPDICPTTMAQLSEIMRMLGDDAKDVRIVFVSVDPHRDTPDILQAYVNAFNPNAIGLTGDERTIARLAKRYRIAYQIEKPKPGDSEDVYNVTHSQGVYVFDNRGKARLLASDSEDTQAFAADVRKLIEQTRT; encoded by the coding sequence ATGAACAGCGCCGTCCGCCACGCGAGAATCCTGCTTCTGGGTATGCTCATTGCGCTGGCCGGTTGTTCGGAACGGTCACCCGACTGGACGCTTTATGACGTCAGCGGTCACCTGCCTGATCTGCAATTTGAGTTACAGGCCGCAGGCGACAAGACATTTACAGACGACAATCTGGACGGCAAAACAGTCTTGATGTTCTTCGGCTACGCCAGTTGCCCGGACATCTGCCCGACCACCATGGCACAGCTCAGTGAGATCATGAGAATGCTGGGCGATGACGCGAAGGATGTGCGGATTGTGTTTGTCAGTGTGGACCCGCACCGGGATACGCCTGACATTCTTCAGGCTTATGTCAACGCTTTCAATCCCAATGCAATCGGACTCACAGGTGATGAGCGCACCATTGCCCGTCTGGCCAAACGGTACCGGATTGCCTATCAGATCGAAAAGCCCAAACCCGGCGACAGTGAAGACGTTTACAACGTCACTCACAGTCAGGGTGTCTACGTGTTTGATAATCGAGGCAAAGCCAGATTGCTGGCGTCAGACTCCGAGGACACGCAAGCATTTGCTGCAGACGTCAGGAAACTGATTGAGCAGACCCGGACATGA
- a CDS encoding ISAzo13 family transposase, whose amino-acid sequence MPNISPIALRWEALNETLNERQRRLLLGAEAKALGRGGIAEVASATGASRTTVAAGIKELGSLKSIDAADDSRSTTATGSRRPGGGRKRLETTDETLVADLLALVEPTTRGDPESPLRWTCKSLRNLADELKTRHHQVSHVVVGNILRSQNFSLQANAKVLEGNQSPDRNAQFEHINAAVKIALDANEPVISVDTKKKELVGAFKNAGQRWLPRGQPDQVQVHDFVDKDLGRANPYGVYDIGADEGWVSVGTDHDTSTFAVQTIRRWWFSMGRARYPEASRLTITADGGGSNGHRVRLWKYELSQLARELGLEIHVHHFPPGTSKWNKIEHRLFSFITMNWRARPLISHEVIVNLIANTRTRSGLSVKAELDTAAYPKGISVTDAQMATIKIDRSDFHGEWNYCIRP is encoded by the coding sequence ATGCCGAATATCTCACCAATCGCTTTGCGCTGGGAGGCGCTGAACGAGACACTCAATGAGCGTCAGAGAAGATTGTTGCTCGGCGCAGAAGCCAAAGCACTCGGTCGAGGTGGCATAGCCGAGGTGGCATCGGCCACTGGTGCATCCCGCACAACGGTAGCCGCCGGTATCAAGGAGCTCGGCTCGTTGAAAAGTATCGACGCGGCGGATGACTCTCGGTCCACGACGGCAACAGGATCGCGTCGACCGGGAGGTGGCCGCAAGCGACTCGAGACAACCGATGAGACCTTGGTTGCAGACCTTTTGGCTCTGGTCGAGCCGACCACGCGAGGTGACCCGGAGTCACCGTTGCGCTGGACATGCAAGAGTCTGCGCAATCTGGCCGATGAGCTCAAGACCAGACATCATCAGGTCAGCCATGTGGTGGTGGGCAATATATTGCGTAGCCAGAATTTTAGTCTGCAAGCAAACGCCAAGGTGCTCGAAGGCAACCAGAGTCCTGATCGAAACGCACAGTTTGAGCACATCAATGCAGCCGTGAAGATCGCACTGGATGCAAACGAACCGGTCATTTCGGTCGATACCAAAAAGAAGGAGCTGGTTGGGGCCTTCAAGAACGCGGGCCAGCGATGGCTGCCTAGAGGTCAACCCGATCAGGTCCAGGTTCATGACTTTGTCGACAAGGATCTGGGGCGCGCCAATCCGTACGGCGTTTATGACATAGGTGCTGATGAGGGTTGGGTCAGCGTGGGAACGGATCACGACACGTCGACATTTGCCGTGCAAACTATCCGGCGCTGGTGGTTCTCGATGGGCCGAGCGCGCTATCCTGAAGCCAGCCGATTGACGATCACAGCAGATGGTGGTGGCAGCAATGGCCATCGGGTTCGGCTATGGAAGTATGAGTTGAGCCAGTTAGCCAGGGAACTGGGGCTCGAGATTCACGTGCATCACTTTCCTCCCGGGACCAGCAAATGGAACAAGATTGAACACCGCTTGTTCTCGTTCATCACCATGAACTGGCGCGCGCGCCCACTGATCAGTCACGAAGTCATTGTCAATCTGATCGCCAACACACGAACCCGTAGCGGCCTGTCGGTTAAGGCCGAGCTCGATACTGCCGCGTATCCGAAGGGAATTTCTGTCACTGACGCCCAAATGGCGACGATCAAGATCGATCG
- a CDS encoding cupin domain-containing protein, with product MGVSGNLFHDLLSSDGNERFDQILALKGVRIERIVSHGHACDPGFWYDQSWDEWVLVIRGSAVLELVQPAYGEGTIRSEGVACPDLRGADSEGCDDAVQEVRLNAGDHLLIPAHLRHRVQSTSPDEPTVWLAIHWDAGEGSE from the coding sequence ATGGGAGTATCAGGCAATTTGTTTCACGATCTGCTCAGTTCTGATGGAAACGAGCGTTTCGACCAGATCCTCGCGCTCAAAGGTGTACGCATCGAGCGTATCGTCTCTCACGGTCACGCCTGTGATCCGGGGTTCTGGTATGACCAGAGCTGGGATGAGTGGGTGCTGGTGATTCGGGGATCAGCGGTTCTTGAGTTGGTCCAGCCAGCGTACGGGGAGGGCACTATACGGTCCGAAGGGGTAGCATGCCCAGACCTGAGGGGTGCGGACAGTGAAGGATGTGACGACGCGGTTCAGGAAGTAAGGTTGAACGCTGGCGACCACCTTCTGATACCGGCTCATCTCAGGCATCGGGTTCAGTCAACCTCTCCGGACGAGCCAACTGTGTGGCTTGCCATCCACTGGGATGCAGGGGAAGGATCCGAATAG
- a CDS encoding flavin reductase family protein, producing MQIDFAKLSTKDRYKMLVSSVVPRPIALVSTIDHNGIVNAAPYSFFNAVCDSPPTVVLGVNSHGPDNAKDTANNIRNTGEFVVNLVTEEIAEGMNITAVDFDPEVDEFDVAGFTHGQSVKVKPPYIVESPISFECRRIVNLELGIGRNLVVGEVLYMHVRDDLIDMDKLYIDTAATHMIGRMHGRGWYTRTRDLFDMPRLDDSKAAEIVKASKDRKKV from the coding sequence ATGCAGATTGACTTCGCCAAGCTTTCCACAAAAGACCGCTACAAGATGCTTGTCAGCAGTGTCGTTCCACGTCCCATAGCACTTGTGAGCACGATTGATCATAACGGCATCGTCAATGCAGCGCCTTACAGCTTTTTCAACGCCGTCTGTGACAGTCCGCCCACAGTCGTTCTTGGCGTGAACTCCCACGGACCAGACAATGCGAAGGACACAGCCAACAACATTCGTAATACGGGTGAATTCGTCGTCAACCTGGTGACCGAAGAGATCGCTGAGGGCATGAACATCACAGCAGTAGATTTCGACCCGGAAGTGGACGAGTTTGATGTCGCCGGCTTCACCCATGGGCAGAGCGTCAAGGTCAAGCCACCTTACATCGTCGAGTCACCGATCTCATTTGAGTGCCGCCGCATCGTCAATCTTGAACTTGGCATCGGTCGCAACCTGGTCGTTGGAGAAGTGCTATACATGCACGTGAGGGATGATCTCATTGACATGGACAAACTTTACATCGACACCGCAGCTACTCACATGATCGGCCGCATGCACGGACGAGGCTGGTATACCCGCACCAGAGACCTGTTTGACATGCCACGCCTTGACGACAGCAAGGCGGCGGAAATCGTGAAAGCCTCTAAGGATCGCAAGAAAGTCTGA
- a CDS encoding BMP family ABC transporter substrate-binding protein: MKRRMILKAGLAAAATSMMLQAPMALADDPAKIGFVYVSPIGDAGWTYQHDLGRLEMIDNLGDKVTTTFVESVPEGADAERVIREMAASGHDLIFATSFGYMNYVERVAKQFPNVRFMHATGYKGGPNFLNYNARFYEGRYLTGIIAGEMTKSDILGYVAAFPIPEVLQGINAFTLGAQSVNPDIQVRVIWVNSWYDPGKEREAAQALIAQGADVITHHTDSTAVVQAAQDQGAYAVAYHSDMSKYGKDAHLTATTHHWGPYYTEIAERMLEKEGMGESIWGGFKEGFVELAPINPVVPQAVQDKVAEVTEQIREGEFHPFTGPIIGQDGKEVLAAGQTMTDEQLGKMNFYVKGVNSKLPK; the protein is encoded by the coding sequence ATGAAACGACGCATGATCTTGAAGGCAGGCCTTGCCGCTGCCGCAACTTCCATGATGCTGCAGGCGCCCATGGCGCTGGCTGACGATCCAGCCAAGATCGGCTTTGTCTACGTAAGCCCGATCGGTGATGCCGGCTGGACCTACCAGCATGACCTTGGCCGTCTGGAAATGATCGACAATCTGGGTGACAAGGTCACCACTACGTTCGTGGAGAGCGTGCCGGAAGGTGCGGATGCCGAGCGTGTGATCCGTGAAATGGCGGCAAGTGGTCATGATCTGATTTTTGCCACCAGCTTTGGATACATGAACTACGTGGAGCGTGTGGCCAAACAATTCCCCAACGTGCGTTTCATGCACGCCACGGGCTACAAGGGCGGTCCAAATTTTCTGAACTACAACGCCCGCTTTTACGAAGGCCGTTACCTGACCGGGATCATCGCGGGTGAGATGACCAAGTCGGACATCCTGGGCTACGTCGCAGCCTTCCCGATTCCTGAGGTTCTGCAGGGTATCAATGCCTTCACACTGGGTGCCCAGAGCGTTAATCCTGACATTCAGGTTCGTGTGATCTGGGTCAATAGCTGGTATGACCCGGGCAAGGAGCGTGAGGCTGCCCAGGCACTGATCGCCCAGGGTGCTGATGTGATCACCCATCACACTGACTCGACCGCTGTGGTGCAGGCTGCCCAGGATCAGGGCGCTTATGCAGTGGCCTATCATTCCGACATGTCCAAGTACGGCAAGGATGCTCACCTGACGGCTACCACCCATCACTGGGGGCCGTACTACACCGAGATCGCCGAGCGTATGCTGGAAAAAGAGGGGATGGGTGAGTCGATCTGGGGTGGTTTTAAAGAGGGTTTTGTGGAGCTGGCTCCCATCAACCCGGTAGTACCCCAGGCGGTTCAGGACAAGGTTGCTGAGGTGACCGAACAGATCCGTGAGGGCGAGTTCCATCCCTTCACCGGCCCGATCATTGGTCAGGATGGCAAGGAAGTTCTGGCTGCCGGTCAGACCATGACCGATGAGCAACTCGGCAAGATGAACTTCTACGTCAAGGGCGTGAATTCGAAGTTGCCGAAGTGA
- a CDS encoding ABC transporter permease produces MLWLEQRPVPSDKMRWLSPLIAVVLTVLTGLLMFALLGKDPWQGFEVFFINPLKSTYAISELVLKATALALCAAGLAVGFRANVWNIGAEGQFIVGAICATVVAVHMGSHPGFTLVLMVVAGLAGGAAWAAIPAFLKTRFNASEILVSLMLVYVADLLASWLVFGPLKDPMGLNFPQTVMFESEALLPILVQGTRLNLVLGFVLIVLMATYILMYRTHLGFKMRVAGESPKAARYAGVSAKAMVWLGLLIGGACAGLAGMAEVAGPMGQLTDKISNGYGFAAIIVAFVGRLHPLGIGLAALLMALFFIGGEQSQQYLGLPGSISMVFQGMLLFYLLASDVLIRFRIRWGREGQSPAPPAASARVPEDGATT; encoded by the coding sequence ATGCTGTGGCTTGAGCAGCGCCCGGTTCCCAGCGACAAGATGCGCTGGCTGTCGCCGCTGATCGCGGTTGTACTGACCGTACTCACGGGACTGCTGATGTTTGCGCTGCTGGGCAAGGACCCCTGGCAGGGTTTTGAGGTGTTCTTTATCAATCCGCTCAAGTCCACTTACGCCATCAGTGAACTGGTGCTCAAGGCGACCGCGCTTGCGCTGTGTGCGGCCGGACTGGCAGTGGGGTTTCGCGCCAATGTCTGGAACATTGGCGCAGAAGGCCAGTTCATCGTGGGCGCCATTTGTGCGACCGTTGTAGCCGTCCATATGGGCAGCCATCCCGGTTTCACGCTCGTCCTGATGGTGGTGGCTGGCCTGGCTGGAGGGGCGGCATGGGCGGCCATCCCGGCGTTTCTCAAGACGCGTTTCAACGCCAGTGAGATTCTCGTCTCGTTGATGCTGGTCTATGTGGCCGACTTGCTGGCATCCTGGCTGGTGTTTGGTCCACTCAAAGATCCGATGGGGCTTAACTTTCCGCAAACAGTCATGTTCGAGTCCGAGGCATTGCTCCCCATTCTGGTGCAGGGTACTCGACTGAATCTGGTGCTTGGTTTTGTGCTGATTGTCCTCATGGCGACTTACATTCTGATGTACAGAACCCATCTTGGATTCAAGATGCGGGTTGCCGGTGAATCGCCCAAGGCTGCCCGCTACGCCGGGGTGAGTGCAAAAGCCATGGTCTGGCTTGGGTTGCTCATTGGTGGTGCCTGTGCCGGTCTTGCCGGCATGGCCGAGGTGGCCGGACCCATGGGCCAGTTGACTGACAAGATCAGCAATGGATACGGGTTTGCTGCCATCATCGTGGCGTTTGTGGGGCGACTGCATCCGCTAGGGATCGGGCTGGCGGCCTTGCTGATGGCGCTTTTCTTTATCGGTGGAGAACAGTCCCAGCAGTATCTGGGATTGCCTGGATCGATTTCCATGGTGTTCCAGGGCATGCTGCTTTTTTACTTGCTGGCATCGGATGTGCTCATCCGGTTTCGCATTCGCTGGGGACGGGAAGGTCAATCTCCAGCACCTCCTGCCGCCAGCGCCCGGGTTCCTGAAGATGGAGCGACCACGTGA
- a CDS encoding ABC transporter permease, whose product MNLFESILFATIVAGTPLLLVALGELVTEKSGMLNLGAEGLMSVGAVSAFAIALTMDSTVAGLVAGMVAGILLSLVYGFITIHLMANQVATGLAVAIFGVGLSAFLGKPFEAKVLEAVPRTVVPYLSDLPLIGRALFAQQWMVYVSWVLLALIIWFLARTRAGLALKAVGESPVSAHAIGLPVIRIRYFAVMFGGAMAGLGGGFISVFHTPMWTEGMIAGKGWIALALVVFATWRPSRVLLGAYLFGGVMISQLFFQSSEVQIEIPSQFLSALPYLATILVLVLISSNVKMIRMNSPASLGKPFLKENA is encoded by the coding sequence ATCAACCTGTTCGAGTCCATCCTGTTTGCGACGATTGTGGCGGGGACGCCGTTGTTGCTGGTTGCCCTGGGTGAACTGGTGACCGAGAAGTCAGGCATGCTGAACCTGGGTGCAGAAGGGTTGATGTCGGTGGGCGCTGTGTCGGCATTTGCGATTGCACTGACCATGGATTCAACGGTGGCCGGACTCGTCGCCGGCATGGTGGCAGGGATCTTGCTTAGTCTTGTCTATGGCTTCATCACCATTCATTTGATGGCCAACCAGGTAGCAACAGGTCTGGCGGTGGCCATCTTCGGAGTGGGGCTGTCTGCGTTTCTGGGCAAGCCGTTTGAAGCCAAGGTGCTGGAGGCCGTACCCAGGACCGTGGTGCCTTATCTGTCGGATCTGCCTTTGATCGGACGGGCGTTGTTTGCCCAGCAATGGATGGTGTATGTTAGCTGGGTGCTGCTCGCACTGATCATCTGGTTTCTTGCGCGAACACGGGCCGGACTGGCTTTGAAGGCGGTTGGAGAGTCTCCTGTGTCCGCGCATGCGATTGGCCTGCCTGTGATCAGAATCCGGTACTTTGCCGTCATGTTTGGCGGGGCGATGGCCGGGCTTGGCGGCGGGTTCATATCTGTATTTCATACACCGATGTGGACTGAAGGGATGATTGCTGGCAAAGGCTGGATTGCACTGGCATTGGTGGTGTTTGCCACCTGGCGTCCGTCCAGAGTGCTCCTGGGCGCGTATTTGTTTGGGGGCGTGATGATTTCGCAACTGTTCTTTCAGTCGTCTGAGGTGCAAATCGAGATTCCCTCCCAGTTTCTGTCGGCCTTGCCGTATCTGGCGACCATTCTGGTCCTGGTGCTGATCTCCAGTAACGTCAAAATGATTCGCATGAATTCACCCGCCTCTCTAGGTAAACCGTTCTTGAAGGAAAACGCATAA
- a CDS encoding EamA family transporter yields MSLFTLTLVVLASFVHATWNLLSKRAASAGPAFVFVYTVVACVAYGPWVVYLFLDHVMPWGMPMMLCILASGFLHLAYSLFLQRGYQVADLSVVYPVARGTGPLISTLAAFLILGEPVTLAGMVGLVAVVLGIVLISTRGRLAMLLQPEARVGVRWGAMTGSMIAGYTVVDAYAVKVVGVHPVVLDWFGNLIRMIILFPYVLRNRSESVLRMRGKWGLGVAVGLLSPLSYILVLWALRLGAPLSVVAPAREMSMMVGVMMGMVILREQVGFWRTFGCGLVVFGVVALANVHAG; encoded by the coding sequence ATGTCGCTGTTCACGCTTACGCTGGTCGTGCTTGCCTCCTTTGTTCACGCGACCTGGAACCTGCTTTCCAAGCGTGCAGCCAGTGCCGGACCGGCGTTTGTGTTTGTCTACACGGTTGTTGCGTGTGTGGCTTACGGCCCCTGGGTTGTCTATCTGTTCCTCGATCATGTCATGCCCTGGGGCATGCCAATGATGCTATGCATTCTCGCCAGTGGTTTTCTGCATCTGGCGTACAGCCTGTTCTTGCAGCGTGGCTATCAGGTGGCAGACCTCTCGGTTGTGTATCCCGTCGCAAGAGGGACCGGGCCTTTGATCTCGACACTTGCCGCGTTTCTCATTCTGGGCGAGCCCGTCACGCTGGCGGGGATGGTCGGTCTTGTGGCAGTGGTGCTCGGGATTGTGCTGATCAGCACTCGTGGTCGTCTGGCAATGTTGCTACAACCCGAGGCTAGAGTCGGCGTACGCTGGGGAGCAATGACTGGCTCCATGATTGCGGGTTATACCGTGGTGGATGCCTATGCAGTCAAGGTCGTGGGAGTGCATCCGGTGGTGCTGGACTGGTTTGGAAACCTGATCCGGATGATCATCCTGTTCCCCTATGTGCTCAGAAACCGGTCGGAATCGGTTCTGCGCATGCGAGGCAAGTGGGGATTGGGCGTTGCAGTCGGACTGCTATCACCACTTTCCTATATTCTGGTCCTGTGGGCCTTGCGACTCGGCGCTCCGTTGAGTGTGGTGGCTCCAGCCAGAGAGATGTCGATGATGGTGGGCGTCATGATGGGGATGGTCATCCTGAGAGAGCAGGTGGGCTTCTGGCGAACATTCGGTTGCGGGCTGGTCGTGTTTGGCGTGGTGGCACTGGCCAATGTGCATGCCGGCTGA
- a CDS encoding ABC transporter ATP-binding protein, with protein MARLRVESLTKVYPSVIANEDVSLRVDAGEIHAVLGENGAGKSTLMKMIYGVTTPTRGKIFWEDEEIQIASPAQARALGIGMVFQHFSLFETLTVAQNTALSLPGHLSLSEVSRQITDVSERYGLAVNPDRYVHDLSVGERQRVEIIRCLLQKPRLLIMDEPTSVLTPAAVERLFVTLRQIRDEGCAILYISHKLDEIMTLCDHATVLRGGKVTGECIPANETPQSMARMMIGHDFDVPTRPKSFDARPLLHVRCDRLEPADPYGVSLKGVDLAIKGGQVLGIAGISGSGQEELCRLLGGETAVSQEQIVFDGEKIGHLGPRARRARGICYVPEDRQSTAALGTLTLAENALLTAADRVGLTESGMLKRSRIREFAKQCIEKFRVKAQGPEALAQSLSGGNLQKFIVGREMLQSPRVLICAQPTWGVDVGAAAFIRQQLIDLSRGGCAVIVLSEELDELFEVSDEICVIAGGEISPVRTVGQTSVEEIGTWMSGLWDRDSRDSGGSDRNREEVNHAVA; from the coding sequence ATGGCCCGTCTGCGCGTTGAGTCTCTCACTAAAGTCTATCCTTCGGTTATTGCCAATGAGGATGTGAGTCTGCGAGTGGATGCGGGTGAGATTCACGCCGTGCTCGGCGAGAATGGTGCGGGCAAGTCCACCCTCATGAAGATGATCTACGGTGTGACAACGCCCACTCGGGGCAAGATCTTCTGGGAAGACGAAGAGATCCAGATCGCCAGTCCTGCTCAGGCCAGAGCGCTTGGCATCGGCATGGTGTTTCAGCATTTTTCTTTGTTCGAGACGCTCACTGTTGCCCAGAACACGGCACTTTCTTTGCCAGGGCATTTGTCCTTGTCAGAGGTCTCACGCCAGATCACAGACGTATCCGAACGCTACGGCCTTGCCGTCAATCCTGACCGGTATGTGCACGACCTGTCGGTCGGAGAGCGCCAGCGGGTCGAGATCATTCGCTGTCTCCTGCAAAAGCCCCGTCTGCTCATCATGGACGAACCGACGTCGGTTCTCACGCCCGCCGCGGTGGAGCGTCTGTTCGTGACCTTGCGCCAGATACGTGATGAAGGGTGCGCGATTCTTTACATCAGTCACAAGCTCGACGAGATCATGACGTTGTGTGACCACGCGACTGTCTTGCGTGGTGGCAAGGTTACCGGTGAGTGCATCCCTGCCAATGAAACGCCACAGAGCATGGCCAGAATGATGATCGGCCATGACTTTGATGTGCCGACTCGTCCCAAGTCTTTTGATGCGCGTCCGTTGCTACACGTCCGGTGTGACCGACTTGAACCGGCCGATCCGTATGGCGTGTCACTGAAGGGAGTCGATCTGGCGATCAAGGGTGGTCAGGTGCTGGGCATCGCTGGAATCTCCGGCAGTGGTCAGGAAGAGTTGTGCCGCCTGCTTGGCGGCGAAACAGCCGTGTCGCAGGAGCAGATTGTGTTTGATGGCGAGAAGATCGGCCATCTTGGCCCCAGGGCCAGGCGGGCCAGGGGCATCTGCTACGTGCCTGAGGACCGTCAGTCGACCGCTGCTCTCGGTACGCTGACGCTGGCTGAGAACGCACTACTGACGGCTGCAGACCGGGTTGGCCTGACCGAATCCGGCATGCTCAAGCGCTCACGCATCCGTGAGTTTGCCAAACAGTGCATTGAGAAATTCAGGGTCAAGGCGCAAGGGCCTGAAGCCCTTGCCCAGTCGCTATCGGGTGGCAACCTGCAGAAGTTCATCGTGGGTCGCGAAATGTTGCAGAGTCCGCGCGTGCTGATCTGTGCCCAGCCCACCTGGGGGGTCGATGTGGGCGCGGCGGCCTTTATCCGTCAACAACTGATTGATCTATCCAGAGGAGGGTGTGCCGTCATCGTCCTGTCTGAAGAGCTCGATGAGTTGTTTGAGGTCAGCGATGAGATCTGTGTGATCGCGGGCGGTGAAATATCACCGGTGCGTACAGTGGGACAAACCAGTGTGGAAGAGATCGGAACCTGGATGAGTGGGCTGTGGGATCGTGACAGTCGGGACAGTGGTGGCAGCGATCGCAACCGTGAAGAGGTTAACCATGCTGTGGCTTGA
- a CDS encoding bifunctional aminoglycoside phosphotransferase/ATP-binding protein, with protein MTPTEHDRFVEKLASHLKESLVADTTASTYEPVVSIIRTHISSVILAGNNAYKVKRPIKFPFLDFSSVDKRHAQCLRELNVNRRTAPEIYKNVIPITGSVEHPELNGVGASIDWAVKMRRFEAGMLFSELAHKHALTLEHVSDLAQCIARFHLQQMPIEADYIAGQKPTQRWLLESLDEIEQFVKQQSLPPQVQASKRQDHHEVTVDQSKTLISQIDQLRTLASASWRSSEALRTQRIKDGWIRECHGDLHLKNITLIDDRAVMFDAIEFDDELRMIDVINEVAFTFMDLHAHGLPELAWQFLNEYQQQVGDYTGLKLLSYFTRYRAIIRAKVTLLSAERQSDQPQEPIDSNDSHDSPYQGHSDPHSSHPWESDGFKPYWSLALNPPMGLSPPHLFLVAGLSGSGKSTVASILSRKAGAVWLRADSERKRLFADVGTEVRYSAEASDQTYEHLAHHARTLLGAGFNVVVDATFLNERHVNLFEQICNERKNLDAGKAGIEPHPAPDMIFIVCEADPDVMAKRIRHRQTEGKDPSEATESVLFNQIKATKESASLWSKATIRLQNDGTLKELEHTLDESVLSSERFSGNQNKPTLQQR; from the coding sequence ATGACACCTACCGAACACGACCGATTCGTCGAGAAGCTCGCAAGCCACTTGAAAGAATCGCTGGTGGCCGATACAACGGCGTCCACTTACGAGCCAGTTGTATCGATCATACGGACCCACATCTCCTCAGTCATTCTGGCTGGTAACAACGCTTACAAGGTCAAGCGCCCGATCAAGTTCCCCTTCCTGGACTTCTCAAGTGTGGACAAACGCCACGCACAATGCCTGCGCGAGCTGAACGTAAACCGACGGACTGCACCGGAGATTTACAAGAATGTCATACCGATTACTGGGTCAGTTGAACACCCGGAACTGAACGGAGTGGGTGCCAGTATCGACTGGGCAGTCAAGATGAGACGGTTTGAGGCAGGCATGCTCTTTAGCGAACTGGCTCACAAGCATGCTCTAACCTTGGAGCATGTCAGCGATCTGGCCCAATGCATTGCGCGCTTTCACCTTCAACAAATGCCGATTGAGGCGGACTATATAGCCGGGCAAAAGCCCACGCAACGGTGGTTACTTGAAAGTCTCGACGAGATTGAGCAATTCGTTAAGCAACAATCACTCCCTCCCCAAGTGCAGGCCTCAAAGCGGCAGGATCACCACGAGGTAACAGTCGATCAGTCGAAAACGTTGATAAGCCAGATAGATCAACTTAGAACGCTCGCATCCGCGTCATGGCGATCCAGCGAGGCACTACGCACCCAGCGAATCAAAGATGGGTGGATTCGCGAGTGCCATGGTGATCTGCACCTGAAAAACATCACACTCATCGATGATCGGGCCGTCATGTTTGACGCCATCGAGTTTGATGATGAACTGCGCATGATCGATGTGATCAACGAGGTGGCGTTCACTTTCATGGATTTGCACGCACATGGCCTGCCTGAACTGGCGTGGCAGTTTCTCAACGAGTATCAGCAACAGGTCGGAGACTACACAGGACTGAAACTGCTGTCGTACTTCACTCGATACAGAGCCATCATCCGGGCCAAAGTCACCTTGCTATCGGCTGAACGTCAAAGCGATCAACCCCAAGAGCCGATCGATTCGAATGACTCACACGACTCACCCTACCAGGGCCATTCGGACCCTCATTCATCGCATCCGTGGGAGTCCGACGGGTTCAAACCCTACTGGTCGCTGGCCCTGAATCCACCCATGGGACTGTCGCCACCACACCTGTTTTTAGTCGCGGGGTTAAGTGGCAGCGGCAAGTCCACCGTTGCATCCATTCTGAGCCGAAAGGCTGGAGCCGTCTGGCTACGGGCGGACAGCGAACGAAAGCGCCTGTTTGCTGATGTGGGCACAGAAGTGCGTTACTCAGCTGAGGCATCAGACCAGACGTACGAGCATCTTGCACACCATGCCAGAACGCTACTTGGAGCCGGATTCAATGTCGTGGTGGACGCCACATTCCTGAATGAGCGACACGTCAATCTGTTTGAACAGATTTGCAACGAACGAAAGAACTTAGACGCGGGCAAGGCAGGCATCGAGCCACATCCAGCGCCCGACATGATCTTTATCGTTTGTGAGGCAGATCCAGATGTGATGGCAAAACGCATCAGGCATAGACAAACAGAAGGCAAGGATCCGTCGGAGGCAACTGAAAGCGTGCTATTCAACCAGATAAAGGCGACTAAGGAGAGCGCGTCACTGTGGTCAAAGGCGACAATCAGGCTCCAGAACGATGGAACACTGAAGGAACTTGAACACACTCTGGATGAAAGCGTACTGAGTTCAGAACGCTTTTCAGGCAATCAAAACAAACCAACATTGCAGCAGCGATAG
- a CDS encoding MaoC family dehydratase: MPTSHPIHALCEQRYFEDFVVGEVFNNPSRTMTDAIFAAFQLASGDNHPIHYDVEFCRAHGMPHMLAHGFQVVIQTAAGAGLFPHMVEESLKAFLEQSSKFLNPVYVGDTLYSSLQVSELIPGRTTGVLVMKTTVRNQRDEVVLEGEHRYLLRKRNPTQ, encoded by the coding sequence ATGCCAACATCCCACCCCATTCATGCACTTTGCGAGCAGCGTTACTTCGAAGACTTTGTTGTTGGAGAGGTCTTTAATAACCCATCACGCACCATGACCGATGCCATCTTTGCTGCATTTCAGTTGGCCAGTGGTGACAACCATCCGATTCATTACGATGTCGAGTTCTGCCGGGCTCACGGCATGCCGCACATGCTTGCACACGGGTTTCAGGTGGTGATTCAGACTGCCGCAGGTGCCGGGCTGTTTCCACACATGGTGGAAGAGTCCTTGAAGGCGTTCCTGGAGCAAAGCAGCAAGTTCCTGAACCCCGTGTATGTGGGTGACACCCTGTACAGCAGTCTTCAGGTATCCGAGCTGATTCCGGGACGTACAACCGGTGTGCTGGTGATGAAAACGACCGTGCGTAACCAGCGTGACGAAGTGGTGCTTGAGGGTGAACATCGCTATCTCCTGAGAAAGCGAAACCCGACACAGTGA